The Desulfobacterales bacterium genome has a window encoding:
- a CDS encoding aminotransferase, giving the protein IRYYHDLPESTLSRIVHSVHAAEGVPCFSGSCSEVYLEKAFEGDGLRPVTRLPVAKELGDTSLMFLVHPTLTNKDMDTVAKAVSKVMAEAVG; this is encoded by the coding sequence CTATAAGATATTATCACGATCTGCCTGAATCAACATTATCGAGGATTGTGCACAGTGTTCATGCGGCTGAGGGCGTTCCCTGTTTCAGCGGGAGTTGCAGCGAAGTGTACCTGGAGAAGGCATTTGAAGGTGATGGTTTGAGGCCGGTTACACGTCTGCCGGTGGCAAAAGAGCTGGGTGACACCAGCCTGATGTTTCTGGTTCATCCCACCTTGACGAACAAAGATATGGACACCGTGGCCAAGGCCGTCTCCAAGGTCATGGCCGAAGCCGTCGGTTAA